The genomic window GCCTGCTTCGATGGATTAGACATCGCTGGTTGGACGACGCAGCCCTTCGACTCCCTCACGGGATTGTCGAGCGCTTGGCCGAAGGAATTCGGCATTGTGAGCAGGGTCACAGCGCACAGGTTAGCCTACATATCGAAAGTTCGTTGCCAACTTCCTACTTGTGGCGCAAGCAAGAAATGTCGGCACTGCTAGAAATACGTGCAAAGGATTTGTTTGCGTCCAAAGGCATTTGGGATACCGAAGAAAACAACGGCCTGCTCATCTATCTTTGTCTAGCTGAACGTTCCGTGGAGCTTGTCTTTGATCGCGCAATACAACGTGCTATTGCTGCCGCCG from Rhodoferax potami includes these protein-coding regions:
- a CDS encoding TPM domain-containing protein; this encodes MEIRLLRWIRHRWLDDAALRLPHGIVERLAEGIRHCEQGHSAQVSLHIESSLPTSYLWRKQEMSALLEIRAKDLFASKGIWDTEENNGLLIYLCLAERSVELVFDRAIQRAIAAAEWKSMLSRMAQHVQSSDIEVGMLELLGEMSTLLAEHFPVTQGRTLTNEISDTPTLQ